From a single Pseudoalteromonas nigrifaciens genomic region:
- a CDS encoding UDP-glucose--hexose-1-phosphate uridylyltransferase produces MDTIFDPTEHPHRRYNPLIDEWVLVSPHRAKRPWQGQVETLDEDVRESHDESCFLCAGNTRINGEVNDNYKKTYVFTNDFAALKIDTPEFKTDDPLFKMATEQGESRVICFSPDHSKTLPQLSISAITDIVKTWQSQCLELGEKYNWVQVFENKGAMMGCSNPHPHGQIWSQQQLPTLVNKKQHALSDYAKKYNSNLLLDYAQREAQSGERVVVKNEDWLVVVPYWAGWPFETLLLPRFALTRMVDLTPEQAVTLADALKQITTKYDNLFNCSFPYSMGWHGAPYDGQEHSEWQLHASFFPPLLRSATVRKFMVGYEMMAESQRDLTPEQAAQRLRDVPNVHYKEAK; encoded by the coding sequence ATGGATACAATTTTTGACCCAACTGAGCATCCACATCGTCGCTACAATCCATTGATTGATGAGTGGGTGTTAGTTTCACCGCATCGTGCCAAACGACCTTGGCAGGGACAAGTTGAAACTCTCGATGAAGACGTTAGAGAAAGTCATGATGAAAGCTGTTTTTTATGTGCTGGTAATACCCGCATAAACGGTGAAGTTAATGACAACTATAAAAAAACTTATGTGTTTACTAATGACTTTGCAGCTCTGAAAATTGATACTCCAGAATTTAAAACAGACGATCCGCTATTTAAAATGGCCACAGAGCAAGGCGAAAGTCGTGTTATTTGCTTCTCTCCAGATCACAGCAAAACCTTACCGCAACTTAGTATTAGCGCTATTACCGACATTGTTAAAACGTGGCAAAGCCAGTGCTTAGAGTTAGGCGAAAAGTATAACTGGGTGCAGGTATTCGAAAACAAAGGGGCGATGATGGGGTGCTCAAATCCGCATCCGCATGGCCAAATTTGGTCGCAGCAGCAATTACCTACTTTGGTAAATAAAAAACAACATGCGCTGAGCGACTATGCTAAAAAATATAACAGTAACTTATTACTTGATTACGCTCAGCGTGAAGCGCAGTCGGGCGAGCGTGTTGTTGTTAAAAATGAAGATTGGCTGGTGGTTGTACCGTACTGGGCAGGCTGGCCATTTGAAACCTTATTATTACCGCGTTTTGCGTTAACACGTATGGTCGACTTAACCCCAGAACAAGCGGTAACTCTAGCCGATGCATTAAAACAAATTACCACTAAATACGACAATTTATTTAATTGTTCGTTCCCATATTCTATGGGCTGGCACGGCGCGCCTTATGATGGGCAAGAGCATAGTGAATGGCAGCTTCATGCAAGCTTTTTTCCACCATTATTACGCTCAGCTACTGTGCGTAAATTTATGGTGGGTTACGAAATGATGGCTGAATCACAACGTGATTTAACCCCAGAGCAAGCAGCACAAAGATTACGTGATGTACCAAACGTACATTATAAGGAGGCTAAGTAA